The proteins below come from a single Actinomycetota bacterium genomic window:
- the ndk gene encoding nucleoside-diphosphate kinase has product MQKTLVMIKPDGVRRKLIGEIIGRFETRGLNIDGLKLIHLSREKAEELYSVHRGKPFFETLVDFVISGPVVVMVLSGPRVIEVVRAMMGATDPLKSQPGTIRGDFALEITENIIHAADSEERAEFEIPLFFNDEDLIN; this is encoded by the coding sequence TTGCAGAAAACATTGGTGATGATCAAACCTGATGGTGTCAGAAGGAAACTCATTGGCGAAATTATCGGGCGTTTTGAGACGAGAGGGCTCAATATAGATGGCCTAAAGCTCATTCACCTTTCCAGGGAGAAGGCGGAGGAACTTTACTCCGTCCATAGGGGGAAACCCTTCTTTGAGACACTGGTCGATTTCGTGATTTCGGGTCCGGTGGTGGTCATGGTCTTAAGCGGACCACGAGTCATCGAGGTTGTGAGAGCGATGATGGGGGCGACCGATCCTCTCAAATCTCAGCCGGGAACCATACGCGGTGATTTCGCTTTGGAGATAACGGAGAACATCATCCATGCAGCGGACTCTGAGGAAAGAGCCGAATTTGAGATACCACTTTTTTTCAATGATGAAGATCTCATCAATTGA
- a CDS encoding 4Fe-4S dicluster domain-containing protein produces the protein MSSKSAEAYINFNELDPDFKYEISKLPGGENIKYCFACGTCSAGCPVREIDEKYNPRRIIRMALLGIKDRVLSSDLIWLCSSCYTCHERCPQGVRITEVMNVLKNIAVREGYIHPSFIKQLELIAAHGRLYEMDEFDNKKRERMGLPPVATKCTEVSKIFEVTGILKVVSKSKSEE, from the coding sequence ATGTCCAGTAAGAGCGCTGAAGCCTATATAAACTTTAATGAGCTTGACCCCGATTTTAAATACGAAATTTCGAAGCTGCCAGGTGGAGAGAATATAAAGTATTGCTTCGCTTGTGGTACGTGTAGTGCTGGATGTCCGGTGAGGGAGATAGATGAGAAATATAATCCGAGGAGGATAATAAGAATGGCGCTTCTCGGGATCAAAGATCGCGTTTTATCGAGCGACTTAATTTGGCTCTGCTCCAGTTGTTACACCTGCCATGAGCGTTGCCCCCAGGGTGTAAGGATAACCGAGGTAATGAACGTTCTCAAGAACATTGCTGTAAGGGAAGGGTATATCCACCCATCCTTCATTAAACAGCTTGAACTCATTGCCGCACATGGGAGGCTTTATGAGATGGACGAGTTTGACAACAAAAAGCGCGAGAGGATGGGCTTGCCTCCCGTGGCCACAAAATGTACTGAGGTCAGCAAGATA